From one Magnolia sinica isolate HGM2019 chromosome 18, MsV1, whole genome shotgun sequence genomic stretch:
- the LOC131233236 gene encoding probable carboxylesterase 15, translating to MDPTPPHEVEECRGVLRVYSDGSIVRSPQPSFSVPIHDDGSVIWKDVTFDPSHDLQIRLYKPSGPPGPTKLPVFYYFHGGGFCIGSRTWPNCQNYCLRLAADLRAVVVAPDYRLAPENRLPAAIEDSIAAIEWLKGQAVAEDPDTWLTDVADFGRVFISGDSAGGNIAHHLAVRFGSDSTELAPVRIRGYVYLAPFFGGTVRTRSEVDSPSDAFFPLVLNDRFWRLSLPVGENTDNPIVNPFGPSSPSLETLALCPILVVVGSCDLLRDRAEEYVMKLKGWGKRVEFMEFEGKQHGFFTVDPWSEASNKLMQDIKRFMAENAESE from the exons atggaccccacccctCCCCACGAAGTCGAAGAATGCCGGGGCGTCCTCCGGGTCTACAGTGACGGCTCGATCGTCCGATCGCCCCAGCCCAGCTTCAGTGTCCCCATCCACGACGATGGATCCGTCATCTGGAAAGACGTCACATTCGATCCCTCCCACGATCTCCAGATCCGCCTCTACAAGCCTTCAGGCCCACCCGGGCCCACGAAATTACCCGTGTTCTACTACTTCCACGGTGGGGGCTTCTGCATCGGGTCCCGCACCTGGCCCAACTGCCAAAACTACTGCCTCCGGCTCGCGGCCGATCTCCGAGCTGTAGTCGTCGCGCCCGACTACCGGCTTGCACCAGAGAACCGGCTCCCGGCCGCCATCGAGGACAGCATCGCAGCCATTGAATGGCTGAAAGGGCAGGCCGTGGCTGAAGATCCTGACACGTGGTTAACAGATGTCGCGGATTTCGGGCGGGTGTTTATCTCGGGCGACTCGGCGGGGGGAAACATAGCCCATCACCTTGCGGTTCGGTTCGGATCCGACTCTACCGAGTTAGCACCGGTTCGGATCCGTGGATACGTTTATTTAGCCCCCTTTTTTGGTGGGACGGTAAGAACCAGATCCGAGGTGGACAGCCCGAGCGATGCTTTCTTCCCTTTAGTACTCAATGACAG GTTTTGGAGGTTATCTTTGCCAGTTGGGGAGAATACAGATAACCCAATAGTGAATCCGTTCGGACCGTCTAGTCCGAGCCTTGAAACCTTGGCTCTTTGTCCGATCTTGGTTGTGGTTGGAAGCTGTGATTTACTGAGAGACCGGGCCGAAGAATATGTGATGAAGTTGAAAGGGTGGGGAAAGAGAGTTGAGTTCATGGAGTTTGAAGGGAAGCAACACGGCTTCTTTACCGTCGACCCTTGGTCTGAAGCATCTAACAAGCTTATGCAAGACATCAAAAGATTCATGGCTGAAAATGCAGAATCGGAGTGA